A genomic segment from Myxococcota bacterium encodes:
- a CDS encoding carbamate kinase (reversible synthesis of carbamate and ATP from carbamoyl phosphate and ADP), whose amino-acid sequence MRVVAALGGNALLRRGEPVDPATQRDNVRRAARALAGIARAHALVVTHGNGPQIGLLARASPGASLDVLGAETEGMIGYWIERELRAQLPGREVATLLTQVEVDGDDPAFAHPAKPIGTGDDRRRVASPEPRRILALAAIRLLVEAGVLVVCAGGGGIPVVATADGAARGVDAVIDKDLSSALLAEQLGADALLLLTDAPAVFRDWPRPARDAIGRATPRELRALSFEAGSMAPKVEAACRFVERTGGRAVIGALEDAERMLDGEAGTQVEAARA is encoded by the coding sequence ATGCGCGTCGTGGCCGCACTCGGCGGGAACGCCCTGCTGCGCCGCGGCGAGCCCGTCGACCCGGCGACGCAGCGCGACAACGTGCGGCGCGCCGCGCGCGCGCTCGCCGGGATCGCGCGCGCCCACGCGCTCGTCGTCACGCACGGCAACGGGCCGCAGATCGGCCTGCTCGCGCGCGCGTCGCCCGGCGCGTCGCTCGACGTGCTCGGCGCCGAGACGGAGGGCATGATCGGCTACTGGATCGAGCGGGAGCTCCGCGCGCAGCTGCCGGGCCGCGAGGTCGCGACGCTGCTGACGCAGGTCGAGGTCGACGGCGACGACCCGGCGTTCGCGCACCCCGCGAAACCGATCGGCACGGGGGACGACCGTCGCCGCGTCGCCTCTCCCGAGCCACGCCGCATCCTCGCGCTCGCGGCGATCCGCCTGCTCGTCGAGGCGGGCGTGCTGGTCGTGTGCGCGGGCGGGGGCGGCATCCCCGTCGTCGCGACCGCCGACGGCGCGGCGCGCGGCGTCGACGCCGTGATCGACAAGGATCTCTCGTCCGCGCTGCTCGCCGAGCAGCTCGGCGCCGACGCGCTGCTCCTGCTGACCGACGCGCCCGCCGTGTTCCGCGACTGGCCCAGGCCCGCGCGGGACGCGATCGGCCGCGCGACGCCGCGCGAGCTGCGCGCCCTCTCCTTCGAGGCCGGCTCGATGGCGCCGAAGGTCGAGGCCGCCTGTCGGTTCGTCGAGCGCACCGGCGGCCGCGCGGTGATCGGCGCGCTCGAGGATGCGGAGCGCATGCTCGACGGCGAGGCGGGCACGCAGGTCGAGGCCGCGCGCGCCTGA
- a CDS encoding GTPase, with protein MSERRAQRRVVVLGAAGRDFHCFNVAYRDDPSTRVVAFTATQIPGIEGRRYPAALCGDAYPDGIPIEPESQLEAICARESVDEVVFAYSDVPHAHVMHLASRALACGADFALLGPARTMLRSRLPVIAVSAVRTGCGKSQVARWIAARVAARGVRCASLRHPMPYGDLLAARVQRFATRADLDAAHCTAEEREEYEPYLEMGATVFAGVDYARVLAAAEGEARLVVWDGGNNDFPFVRPDLHVVLVDALRPDQLATHHPGEATLRMADVVVVNKADAAAAADVQRAVDGVRALLPGVPIVRAASPVRLDDPGAVRGRRVLVVEDGPTITHGGMPYGAGWVAASAAGAAGFVDPRASAAPAIADVFAQYPHIGRVLPAMAYGDAQREALRETIERSAAEVVVSGTPIDLAALLALTKPVVRARYQFEELDEPGLAGHVDALLAARGLA; from the coding sequence GTGAGCGAGCGCCGCGCACAGCGTCGCGTGGTCGTCCTCGGAGCCGCGGGTCGGGACTTCCACTGCTTCAACGTCGCCTACCGCGACGACCCGTCGACGCGCGTCGTCGCGTTCACCGCGACGCAGATCCCGGGCATCGAGGGGCGCCGCTACCCCGCCGCACTGTGCGGCGACGCCTATCCCGACGGCATCCCGATCGAGCCCGAGTCGCAGCTCGAGGCGATCTGCGCGCGCGAGTCCGTCGACGAGGTCGTGTTCGCGTACAGCGACGTGCCGCACGCGCACGTCATGCACCTCGCATCGCGCGCGCTCGCGTGCGGCGCGGACTTCGCACTGCTCGGCCCCGCGCGCACGATGCTGCGCTCGCGCCTTCCCGTGATCGCCGTGTCCGCCGTGCGCACGGGCTGCGGCAAGTCGCAGGTCGCGCGCTGGATCGCCGCGCGCGTCGCGGCGCGCGGCGTGCGCTGCGCGTCGCTCCGCCACCCGATGCCGTACGGCGACCTGCTCGCGGCGCGCGTGCAGCGCTTCGCCACCCGCGCCGACCTCGACGCCGCGCACTGCACGGCCGAGGAGCGCGAGGAGTACGAGCCCTATCTCGAGATGGGCGCCACCGTGTTCGCGGGCGTCGACTACGCCCGGGTGCTCGCCGCGGCCGAAGGCGAGGCCCGGCTCGTCGTCTGGGACGGCGGCAACAACGACTTCCCCTTCGTGCGTCCCGACCTGCACGTCGTGCTGGTGGACGCGCTGCGCCCCGACCAGCTCGCGACGCACCACCCCGGCGAGGCGACGCTGCGCATGGCCGACGTGGTCGTCGTGAACAAGGCCGACGCCGCGGCGGCCGCGGACGTGCAGCGCGCCGTCGACGGCGTGCGCGCCCTGCTCCCCGGCGTGCCGATCGTGCGCGCCGCATCGCCCGTGCGCCTCGACGACCCGGGCGCCGTGCGCGGCCGCCGCGTGCTCGTCGTCGAGGACGGCCCGACGATCACGCACGGCGGCATGCCGTACGGCGCGGGCTGGGTCGCGGCGTCCGCGGCCGGCGCCGCCGGCTTCGTCGACCCGCGCGCGAGCGCGGCGCCCGCGATCGCGGACGTGTTCGCACAGTACCCGCACATCGGCCGCGTGCTGCCCGCGATGGCCTACGGAGACGCCCAGCGCGAGGCGCTGCGCGAGACCATCGAGCGCTCGGCCGCCGAGGTCGTCGTGAGCGGCACGCCGATCGACCTCGCCGCGCTGCTCGCGCTCACGAAGCCCGTCGTGCGCGCGCGCTACCAGTTCGAGGAGCTCGACGAGCCGGGCCTCGCCGGCCACGTCGATGCGCTGCTCGCCGCGCGCGGCCTCGCCTAG
- a CDS encoding Lrp/AsnC family transcriptional regulator, translating to MPSRPLDDIDRALIAALRSDARRSHQSIAAALGVSEGTIRSRLKRLEADGVVRITTLQNIESLGASAFAYLWITCDRALLREIAGALAAQPLVGFVASLLGRADLLAIVQQDGPSELVRFVDDVVKALPGVLDVRTEPILHLVKNDGRWGLVRARAR from the coding sequence GTGCCGTCGCGCCCGCTCGACGACATCGACCGCGCGCTCATCGCCGCCCTGCGCAGCGACGCGCGCCGGAGCCACCAGTCGATCGCGGCCGCGCTCGGCGTCTCCGAGGGAACGATCCGGTCGCGGCTCAAGCGCCTCGAGGCCGACGGCGTCGTGCGCATCACGACGCTGCAGAACATCGAGTCGCTGGGCGCGTCGGCGTTCGCCTACTTGTGGATCACGTGCGACCGCGCGCTCCTTCGCGAGATCGCGGGCGCGCTCGCCGCGCAGCCGCTCGTCGGCTTCGTCGCCTCGCTCCTCGGGCGAGCCGACCTCCTCGCGATCGTCCAGCAGGACGGCCCGTCGGAGCTCGTCCGCTTCGTCGACGACGTCGTCAAGGCCCTGCCCGGCGTGCTCGACGTGCGCACCGAGCCCATCCTGCACCTCGTGAAGAACGACGGCCGCTGGGGTCTCGTCCGGGCGCGCGCGCGCTAG
- a CDS encoding Lrp/AsnC family transcriptional regulator, with product MDDTDRRIAELLREDGRASHRAIADALGLSPRAVGARIDAMLERREVRVAAVADVFEAGNDLVLAVGLSVRGRPTLEVAEELAALDEVCAVNVVSGEFDLEVLILSADHDTLRELVAQRLSSIDGIERLSPALGLELFKFESAWSRF from the coding sequence ATGGACGACACGGACCGACGCATCGCCGAGCTGCTGCGCGAGGACGGGCGCGCCTCGCACCGCGCCATCGCCGACGCGCTCGGGCTCTCGCCGCGCGCGGTCGGCGCGCGGATCGACGCGATGCTCGAGCGGCGCGAGGTGCGCGTCGCCGCCGTCGCCGACGTCTTCGAGGCGGGCAACGACCTCGTGCTCGCGGTCGGCCTCTCGGTGCGCGGCCGTCCGACGCTCGAGGTCGCGGAAGAGCTCGCCGCCCTCGACGAGGTGTGCGCGGTCAACGTCGTGAGCGGCGAGTTCGACCTCGAGGTGCTGATCCTCTCCGCCGACCACGACACGCTGCGCGAGCTCGTCGCGCAGCGCCTGTCGTCGATCGACGGCATCGAGCGGCTGTCGCCCGCCCTCGGCCTCGAGCTGTTCAAGTTCGAGAGCGCCTGGTCGCGCTTCTAG
- a CDS encoding VOC family protein, whose product MSSTDAAVVALGYVVVDSAQADAWRAFGADVLGAQPVAGGDALWLRLDDRPYRLIVNAAQREGLAAVGWEVRDAGALASLETALRSAGVDVRRASDAEAFRRRVGGLVRCDDPSGTLLELYHSPLRASSRFVSPAGVAGFVTGDMGLGHVVLPAPAFDATTDFYTRLLGFRLTDRMRLGADGDGAGGMRLQFYHCNPRHHSLALMEAPHPAGLVHLMLEVPTLDEVGYALDRRGRGGAPLSATLGRHTNDKMVSFYMKSPSGFDIEFGFGGVRLDLDDVSTSEITSVSDWGHDFSVGFRA is encoded by the coding sequence ATGAGCAGCACGGACGCAGCGGTGGTCGCGCTCGGCTACGTGGTCGTCGACTCCGCCCAGGCCGACGCCTGGCGCGCCTTCGGCGCCGACGTCCTGGGCGCGCAGCCCGTCGCCGGCGGCGACGCGCTCTGGCTGCGGCTCGACGACCGGCCGTACCGGCTGATCGTGAACGCCGCGCAGCGCGAGGGGCTCGCGGCCGTCGGCTGGGAGGTGCGCGACGCGGGTGCGCTCGCGAGCCTCGAGACGGCGCTCCGCTCGGCGGGTGTCGACGTCCGGCGCGCGAGCGACGCGGAGGCGTTCCGGCGGCGCGTCGGCGGGCTCGTCCGCTGCGACGATCCGTCGGGCACGCTGCTCGAGCTCTACCACTCGCCGCTGCGGGCGAGCTCGCGCTTCGTGTCGCCGGCGGGCGTCGCGGGCTTCGTCACGGGCGACATGGGGCTCGGACACGTGGTGCTGCCCGCGCCGGCGTTCGACGCCACGACCGACTTCTACACGCGCCTGCTCGGGTTCCGGCTCACCGACCGCATGCGCCTCGGCGCCGACGGCGACGGCGCGGGCGGCATGCGCCTCCAGTTCTACCACTGCAATCCCCGGCACCACTCGCTCGCGCTGATGGAGGCGCCGCATCCGGCGGGCCTCGTGCACCTCATGCTCGAAGTGCCGACGCTGGACGAGGTCGGCTATGCGCTCGATCGGCGCGGCCGCGGCGGCGCGCCGCTCAGCGCGACGCTCGGGCGGCACACCAACGACAAGATGGTCTCGTTCTACATGAAGTCGCCCTCGGGCTTCGACATCGAGTTCGGGTTCGGCGGCGTCCGGCTCGACCTCGACGACGTCTCGACGTCGGAGATCACGTCGGTCAGCGACTGGGGTCACGACTTCAGCGTCGGCTTCCGCGCCTAG
- a CDS encoding acyl-CoA dehydrogenase family protein — MDAHTLVDTARALAPTLRERARRTEQEREVPAATIKELREAGLFRALQPKRYGGHELPPTAFYDAAIELGAACGSTGWVYGVVGVHAWQLALFPAETQDEVWGEDTAVLASSSYAPTGIVEPVDGGYRIRGRWSFSSGCAHCTWALLGGIVVKDGIPDHYTFLVPASDYAIDDVWHVAGLAGTGSNDVVIEDAFVPERRAQPTASRIGGAGVYASPLYQLPFASVFSNAITAATLGIAVGAVDAYRAHTLGRVRASNGEKAAADPFAQLRLAEAAGEIDDARVQLRRNMEELLALAEAGREIPMELRTRVRRDQVRGSRAALQATDRVFEAAGGRALFLDQPIQRAWRDVHAARVHAINDVERGLLVYGAHALGGAPPLGSMM, encoded by the coding sequence ATGGACGCCCACACGCTCGTCGACACCGCGCGCGCGCTCGCCCCCACGTTGCGGGAGCGCGCGCGCCGCACCGAGCAGGAGCGCGAGGTTCCGGCGGCGACGATCAAGGAGCTGCGGGAAGCCGGGCTGTTCCGCGCGCTCCAGCCGAAGCGCTACGGCGGCCACGAGCTTCCGCCGACCGCCTTCTACGACGCGGCGATCGAGCTCGGCGCCGCGTGCGGGTCGACGGGCTGGGTGTACGGCGTCGTCGGCGTGCACGCGTGGCAGCTCGCGCTCTTCCCCGCCGAGACGCAGGACGAGGTCTGGGGCGAGGACACGGCCGTCCTCGCGTCGTCGAGCTATGCGCCGACCGGCATCGTCGAGCCGGTCGACGGGGGCTACCGCATCCGCGGCCGCTGGAGCTTCTCGTCCGGGTGTGCGCACTGCACGTGGGCGCTGCTCGGCGGCATCGTCGTGAAGGACGGGATCCCGGACCACTACACGTTCCTCGTTCCCGCCTCCGACTACGCGATCGACGACGTGTGGCACGTCGCGGGGCTCGCGGGCACGGGCAGCAACGACGTCGTGATCGAGGACGCGTTCGTGCCCGAGCGGCGCGCGCAGCCGACGGCGAGCCGGATCGGCGGCGCCGGCGTGTATGCGAGCCCGCTCTACCAGCTGCCGTTCGCGTCGGTCTTCTCGAACGCGATCACCGCGGCGACGCTCGGCATCGCCGTCGGCGCCGTCGACGCCTATCGCGCGCACACGCTCGGGCGCGTGCGCGCGTCGAACGGCGAGAAGGCGGCGGCCGACCCGTTCGCGCAGCTGCGGCTCGCGGAGGCCGCGGGCGAGATCGACGACGCCCGCGTGCAGCTGCGCCGGAACATGGAGGAGCTGCTCGCGCTCGCCGAGGCGGGGCGCGAGATCCCGATGGAGCTGCGGACGCGCGTCCGCAGGGATCAGGTGCGCGGCTCGCGCGCCGCGCTCCAGGCGACCGACCGCGTGTTCGAGGCGGCCGGCGGCCGCGCGCTCTTCCTCGACCAGCCGATCCAGCGCGCCTGGCGCGACGTGCACGCGGCGCGCGTCCACGCCATCAACGACGTCGAGCGCGGCCTGCTCGTGTACGGCGCGCACGCGCTCGGCGGCGCGCCGCCGCTCGGAAGCATGATGTGA
- a CDS encoding acetaldehyde dehydrogenase (acetylating), with the protein MSDAARKSAAIVGSGHIGTDLMCKLLRSDRIAPRWMVGIDAGSAGLAEARRLGLETIDDGVETLLASAERPDLILEATSAAVHVRNAPRYRALGIPAVDLTPAAIGPYVVPPINLESLSGEQNVNLVTCGGQATTPIVHAVSRVARVDYAEIVASIASASAGPGTRANIDEFTHTTAKALEVLGGARCGKAIIVLNPAEPPMIMRNTVFCSLARDADRDAVAASIHAMVEQVQEYVAGYRLLDEPQFTDDRVEVLLEIEGAGDFLPRYAGNLDIITSAAVRVAERMVAGRG; encoded by the coding sequence GTGAGCGACGCGGCGCGGAAGTCCGCGGCGATCGTCGGGTCGGGCCACATCGGCACCGACCTGATGTGCAAGCTGCTGCGCTCCGATCGCATCGCACCGCGGTGGATGGTCGGGATCGACGCCGGGAGCGCGGGCCTCGCGGAGGCGCGGCGCCTCGGCCTCGAGACGATCGACGACGGCGTCGAGACGCTGCTCGCGAGCGCGGAGCGGCCGGACCTGATCCTCGAGGCGACGTCCGCCGCCGTGCACGTGCGGAACGCGCCGCGCTACCGCGCGCTCGGCATTCCGGCGGTCGACCTCACGCCGGCGGCGATCGGGCCCTACGTCGTGCCGCCGATCAACCTCGAGAGCCTGAGCGGCGAGCAGAACGTCAACCTCGTGACGTGCGGCGGCCAGGCGACGACGCCCATCGTGCACGCGGTGTCGCGCGTGGCGCGCGTCGACTACGCGGAGATCGTGGCCAGCATCGCGTCCGCGTCGGCCGGGCCCGGGACCCGCGCCAACATCGACGAGTTCACGCACACGACGGCGAAGGCGCTCGAGGTGCTCGGCGGGGCGCGCTGCGGCAAGGCGATCATCGTGCTCAACCCGGCCGAGCCGCCGATGATCATGCGCAACACCGTCTTCTGCAGCCTCGCGCGCGACGCGGACCGCGACGCGGTCGCCGCGTCGATCCACGCGATGGTCGAGCAGGTGCAGGAGTACGTCGCCGGCTACCGGCTGCTCGACGAGCCGCAGTTCACCGACGACCGCGTGGAGGTGCTGCTCGAGATCGAGGGCGCGGGCGACTTCCTGCCGCGCTATGCGGGCAACCTCGACATCATCACCTCGGCCGCCGTGCGCGTCGCCGAGCGGATGGTGGCGGGGCGGGGCTAG
- the dmpG gene encoding 4-hydroxy-2-oxovalerate aldolase — protein MGFSAALDVRITDSSLRDGSHPKRHAFTQDEVARVVAALDAAGVPVIEVSHGDGLSGSSFAYGRSAVDERELIAAAVAHARRAKIAALMLPGVAVKDDIARAADLGVAIVRIATHCTEADVSVQHFGLARELGLETVGFLMMAHTSPPEALARQARIMADAGCQCVYVVDSAGAMILDDAGDRVAALVAELGRDAQVGFHGHQNLSLAVANSVCAIRAGAVQVDGSTRGFGAGAGNAPVEALVAVCTRLGIRTGIDPMAIMDAAEDVVRPVMPEECVVDRLSLTMGFAGVYSSFLKHAFAQAKRFEVSPVDILLRAGERKLVGGQEDQLIDIARELRRAATNA, from the coding sequence ATGGGCTTCTCCGCCGCGCTCGACGTCCGCATCACCGACTCGTCGCTGCGCGACGGCTCGCACCCGAAGCGCCACGCGTTCACGCAGGACGAGGTCGCGCGCGTCGTCGCCGCGCTCGACGCGGCCGGCGTGCCCGTGATCGAGGTGAGTCACGGCGACGGCCTGAGCGGCTCGTCGTTCGCCTACGGTCGCAGCGCGGTCGACGAGCGCGAGCTGATCGCGGCCGCGGTCGCGCACGCGCGGCGGGCGAAGATCGCGGCGCTCATGCTCCCGGGCGTCGCCGTGAAGGACGACATCGCGCGCGCGGCCGACCTCGGCGTCGCGATCGTCCGCATCGCCACCCACTGCACGGAGGCCGACGTCTCCGTCCAGCACTTCGGGCTCGCGCGCGAGCTCGGGCTCGAGACGGTGGGCTTCCTGATGATGGCGCACACCTCGCCGCCCGAGGCGCTCGCGCGCCAGGCGCGCATCATGGCCGACGCGGGCTGCCAGTGCGTCTACGTCGTCGACTCGGCGGGCGCGATGATCCTCGACGACGCGGGCGACCGCGTGGCGGCGCTCGTCGCCGAGCTCGGCCGCGACGCGCAGGTCGGCTTCCACGGCCACCAGAACCTCTCGCTCGCGGTCGCGAACAGCGTGTGCGCCATCCGCGCGGGCGCCGTCCAGGTCGACGGCTCGACGCGCGGCTTCGGCGCGGGCGCGGGCAACGCGCCGGTCGAGGCGCTCGTCGCCGTCTGCACGCGGCTCGGCATCCGCACCGGGATCGATCCGATGGCGATCATGGACGCGGCCGAGGACGTCGTGCGGCCCGTGATGCCCGAGGAGTGCGTCGTCGACCGGCTCTCGCTCACGATGGGGTTCGCGGGCGTCTACTCGAGCTTCCTGAAGCACGCCTTCGCGCAGGCGAAGCGCTTCGAGGTCTCCCCGGTCGACATCCTGCTGCGCGCGGGCGAGCGCAAGCTCGTCGGCGGGCAGGAGGACCAGCTGATCGACATCGCGCGCGAGCTGCGGCGCGCCGCGACGAACGCCTAG
- a CDS encoding alpha/beta fold hydrolase, with protein sequence MSSAPYSFESTSRFAQLGDLRLHYNEAGEGDALVMLHGGGPGATGWSNFKQNVPAFAKRFRVLLVDQPQFGLSDKPDTDEQFNVVAARAVRDLLDQLGIARAHFLGNSLGGGTSLRFALDYPDRANRLVLMGPGNSCVPVLSPEPSEGLKILARFLAPPGPSREKLEEFVRIMVYDPALVTQELVDERYAVASDPSVLKGLVNFFRTAMGPGEKQRREGEVWREIDRIEHRTLLTWGRDDRVLPLDGALFALHRMKDARLHVFPRCGHWAQLEHAREFERISLDFLTAE encoded by the coding sequence ATGTCGAGCGCGCCGTACAGCTTCGAGTCGACGAGCCGCTTCGCGCAGCTCGGCGACCTGCGTCTGCACTACAACGAGGCCGGCGAGGGCGACGCCCTCGTGATGCTCCACGGCGGAGGGCCGGGCGCGACGGGCTGGAGCAACTTCAAGCAGAACGTCCCGGCGTTCGCGAAGCGCTTCCGCGTGCTGCTCGTCGACCAGCCGCAGTTCGGCCTCTCCGACAAGCCCGACACCGACGAGCAGTTCAACGTGGTCGCCGCGCGCGCGGTGCGCGACCTGCTCGACCAGCTCGGCATCGCGCGCGCACACTTCCTCGGGAACTCGCTCGGCGGCGGCACGTCGCTGCGCTTCGCGCTCGACTACCCGGATCGCGCGAACCGCCTCGTGCTGATGGGGCCGGGCAACTCCTGCGTGCCCGTGCTCTCGCCCGAGCCGAGCGAGGGGCTCAAGATCCTCGCGCGCTTCCTCGCGCCGCCCGGCCCGAGCCGCGAGAAGCTCGAGGAGTTCGTGCGCATCATGGTCTACGACCCCGCGCTCGTGACGCAGGAGCTCGTCGACGAACGCTACGCGGTCGCGAGCGACCCGTCGGTGCTGAAGGGGCTCGTGAACTTCTTCCGCACGGCGATGGGCCCGGGCGAGAAGCAGCGGCGCGAGGGCGAGGTCTGGCGCGAGATCGACCGCATCGAGCACCGCACGCTGCTCACGTGGGGGCGCGACGACCGCGTGCTCCCGCTCGACGGCGCGCTGTTCGCGCTGCACCGCATGAAGGACGCGCGCCTGCACGTCTTCCCGCGCTGTGGGCACTGGGCGCAGCTCGAGCACGCGCGCGAGTTCGAGCGCATCTCGCTCGACTTCCTGACGGCCGAGTGA
- a CDS encoding SDR family oxidoreductase: MTEARLAGRSVLVTGAGSGIGRALAELAVASGADATLVDVDGASVAGLAPAGRGRACAMDVADAAAWERLPRPERGWDFVALNAGVMTAPPDAPREATHLLTMDLARYERVMRVNVDGVVHGVRRVVPDLVDGGAIVVTASAAGLVGYAQDVAYSMSKHAVVGLVRGLAPLLDRRKKGQRVCALCPGGVRTRIVPAVFETMPLMEPAVVAREIALLWLDGANGDVKAKMRPELPALRIDEPELPPWW, encoded by the coding sequence ATGACCGAGGCGCGCCTCGCCGGGCGGAGCGTGCTCGTCACGGGCGCGGGCTCGGGCATCGGGCGCGCGCTCGCGGAGCTCGCCGTCGCATCCGGCGCCGATGCGACGCTCGTCGACGTCGACGGCGCGTCGGTCGCGGGCCTCGCGCCCGCCGGCCGCGGGCGGGCCTGCGCGATGGACGTCGCCGACGCCGCCGCGTGGGAGCGCCTTCCGCGCCCCGAGCGCGGCTGGGACTTCGTCGCGCTCAACGCGGGCGTGATGACGGCCCCGCCCGACGCGCCGCGCGAGGCGACGCACCTCCTCACGATGGACCTCGCGCGCTACGAGCGCGTCATGCGCGTGAACGTCGACGGCGTCGTCCACGGCGTCCGCCGCGTCGTGCCCGACCTCGTCGATGGCGGCGCGATCGTCGTCACCGCATCGGCGGCCGGACTGGTCGGCTATGCGCAGGACGTCGCCTACTCGATGAGCAAGCACGCGGTCGTCGGCCTCGTGCGCGGGCTCGCGCCGCTCCTCGATCGCAGGAAGAAGGGGCAGCGCGTGTGCGCCCTCTGCCCGGGCGGCGTGCGCACGCGCATCGTGCCGGCCGTCTTCGAGACGATGCCGCTGATGGAGCCCGCGGTCGTCGCGCGCGAGATCGCCTTGCTGTGGCTCGACGGCGCGAACGGCGACGTGAAGGCGAAGATGCGCCCCGAGCTCCCCGCGCTGCGGATCGACGAGCCGGAGCTGCCGCCGTGGTGGTAG
- a CDS encoding fumarylacetoacetate hydrolase family protein: MSANRAEAARALREAETSRTPIAPIAARWPGLTVVDAYAIQRENIEHRLAGGAAVRGHKVGLSSRAMQEMMGVREPDYGHLLDDMFVFEGQEVAAHELIQPRVEIEVAFVLGASLPTRGCHAADVIRATEFVLPAIEIIDSRIADWKIGIVDTIADNASSAKVVLGGNPVRLDDVDVRGIGASLRRNGALVETGTAAAVLGNPVTAVAWLARTIGAYDIALEAGHVVLPGSCTRAVSVRAGDAVRADFDRLGHVEVAFV; this comes from the coding sequence ATGTCCGCGAACCGAGCCGAGGCCGCGCGCGCGCTGCGCGAGGCGGAGACGTCGAGGACGCCGATCGCGCCGATCGCGGCGCGCTGGCCCGGGCTCACCGTCGTCGACGCCTACGCGATCCAGCGCGAGAACATCGAGCACCGCCTGGCGGGCGGAGCGGCCGTCCGCGGTCACAAGGTCGGCCTCTCGTCCCGCGCGATGCAGGAGATGATGGGCGTGCGCGAGCCGGACTACGGCCACCTGCTCGACGACATGTTCGTCTTCGAGGGCCAGGAGGTCGCCGCGCACGAGCTCATCCAGCCGCGCGTCGAGATCGAGGTCGCGTTCGTGCTGGGCGCATCGCTGCCGACGCGGGGCTGCCACGCGGCCGACGTGATCCGCGCGACCGAGTTCGTGCTGCCCGCGATCGAGATCATCGACAGCCGCATCGCCGACTGGAAGATCGGCATCGTCGACACGATCGCCGACAACGCGTCGTCCGCGAAGGTCGTGCTCGGCGGCAATCCCGTGCGGCTCGACGACGTCGACGTCCGCGGCATCGGCGCGTCGCTGCGGCGCAACGGCGCGCTCGTCGAGACGGGCACGGCCGCCGCGGTGCTCGGCAACCCCGTCACCGCCGTCGCGTGGCTCGCGCGCACGATCGGCGCCTACGACATCGCGCTCGAGGCGGGCCACGTCGTGCTCCCCGGCTCGTGCACGCGCGCCGTGTCCGTCCGCGCCGGCGACGCCGTGCGCGCCGACTTCGACCGGCTCGGTCACGTGGAAGTCGCGTTCGTCTAG